The Aureimonas populi genome includes the window TTGCGGATGCGGTACACCCCGTCCTCGCCGCGCACCAGTGTGCCGTGGGCGCCGGTGCGCGTCTCCATCTCGGCGCGCCGGTTGCGTTCCATCACGCGCACGGCGTCCTTCTTCATCCGCTGCAAGCCGTAATAGGCGGCAGCGCCGACAATCCCTAGAAGCACAAACGGAGGCATGAGTTCGACCATGATGACCCTTCGCCTGCGACTATGTTGGGGGAGAACGGCGAAGTAAAGGCGACTGAGGACGCTCTTAGAGGCCGTAGCGCCCCCAGAGCGCCCGCTCCTCGGCCACGGACACCAGCGCCTCCACCGCGCCGCCTCCGAGGGCCGCCGGATCGGCGAGGATGCCGGGGCCGCCGGGCCGGGTGCCGAACAGGCTGCGCTTGGCCTGCATCACCACGGGCTTGGCCTTGGGCCCGTAGCGCTCGCGCAGGACCGAGCGAAGGTCGCCGAGGCGATCGACGAGGCCCAATTCCACGCCCCGGCCGCCGGACCAGAAGAGGCCGGTGAAGAGTTGCGGGTCATCGGAAAGCCGTGCACCCCGGCTCTCCTTCACCAGGTCGATGAAGACCTTGTGAATGTCGAGCTGAAGGCTTTTCAGATGCTCCACATCCTCCGGCCTCTCGGGCTTGAACGGGTCGAGCGTCGCCTTGTTCTGCCCGGCCGTGTGCAGGCGGCGCTCGACGCCGATCTTCCCCAGGAGGTCGACGAAGCCGAAACCGCCCGAAACCACGCCGATGGAGCCCACGATGGACGAGGGGTCCGCCACGATGACATCGCCCGCGCAGGCGATCATGTAGCCGCCGGACGCCGCCACGTCCTCGCAGAAGACGACGACCTCCTTGTTCTTCTCGGCCGCGAGGTCGCGGATGCGCTTGTGGATCAGCCTCGACTGCACCGGCGAGCCGCCGGGCGAATTGATCTGGATGGCGACGGCCGGCGCTGCCTTGTTAGCGAAGGCCCTTTCGAGAAGCGGCGCGACGGCGGCCATGGAAACGGTCTGCCGCAGCGGCCCGCCGCCGGCCATGATCGCCCCGTGAATCCGCACCACGGGAATGACCACCTCGTTCTTCCGGAAGCGCGCGGGAAGGAATCTCGTCAGGGAACTGGCCACGCAAGAACGCCTCTTGGTCGATTGTCGGTCGCGCCGATGTAGGGTTGCATCGGGCCGCTCGCTAGGCGGACAGGCCGTCGATCCGGTATTGCCCCGCCGAGATGGCGTCGAGCCTCTCCCGCCCGCCTTGCCCGAAGAGTTCGAGCCCCGGCAGGACGGCCATCTCCCGCCGCGAACCCTGCACGCCACTGACGAGCATTCGCGTCGCCGGGCCGGGCCGCGTGTGCACCGGCAGCACGGCCAGGGAGCCGAGGCGGTTGCGCGCGCCTTCCAGCACCGCGAGCAGGTCCGCCGGCCTGGCCAAAAGAGCCAGCCGGCCGCGAGGCTCGAGCAATGCCGCCGCGACCCGCACCCA containing:
- a CDS encoding S49 family peptidase — encoded protein: MASSLTRFLPARFRKNEVVIPVVRIHGAIMAGGGPLRQTVSMAAVAPLLERAFANKAAPAVAIQINSPGGSPVQSRLIHKRIRDLAAEKNKEVVVFCEDVAASGGYMIACAGDVIVADPSSIVGSIGVVSGGFGFVDLLGKIGVERRLHTAGQNKATLDPFKPERPEDVEHLKSLQLDIHKVFIDLVKESRGARLSDDPQLFTGLFWSGGRGVELGLVDRLGDLRSVLRERYGPKAKPVVMQAKRSLFGTRPGGPGILADPAALGGGAVEALVSVAEERALWGRYGL